One Halolamina litorea genomic window carries:
- a CDS encoding methyltransferase domain-containing protein — protein sequence MYCLELAGEDDAFAAREAEAAAAGVDVLAPGLALAGHVDRERVRGLAYTHAADELLARTEAGVDAAEIALEAAGPFDREGTVAVRARDVRGLTGVSTTEAERRLGGVLVDAGYEVDLDDPDHELRALFSSADGLADPDGSEGADAPGRIPASDGVCVLGWLDTESDRSFTERRPTDRPFFQPGSMAPMDARALVNIAGAAPGRRILDPMCGTGGTLIEAGLLGADLVGTDAQWKMVRGTKENLDALVAGVDTAVARADATRLPLRDGAVDGVVFDAPYGRQSKIATHRLEDLVEGALEEVARVSGDDAVCVLMADRGWESAIAPTDWHLTDRFERPVHRSLTRYVHVLEKSR from the coding sequence GTGTACTGTCTCGAACTGGCCGGCGAAGACGACGCCTTCGCGGCTCGGGAGGCCGAGGCCGCGGCGGCGGGCGTCGACGTCCTCGCGCCGGGGCTCGCACTCGCGGGCCACGTCGACCGCGAGCGCGTCCGTGGGCTGGCGTACACCCACGCCGCCGACGAACTGCTCGCCCGGACCGAGGCGGGCGTCGACGCCGCCGAGATCGCCCTCGAAGCCGCCGGCCCGTTCGACCGCGAGGGGACTGTCGCCGTCCGGGCCCGCGACGTTCGCGGGCTGACGGGCGTGAGCACGACCGAGGCCGAGCGCCGGCTTGGCGGCGTGCTCGTCGACGCCGGCTACGAGGTCGATCTGGACGACCCCGACCACGAACTCCGGGCGCTGTTCTCCTCGGCCGACGGACTGGCCGACCCGGACGGCTCGGAGGGCGCCGACGCCCCCGGGCGGATCCCCGCGAGCGACGGCGTCTGCGTCCTCGGCTGGCTGGACACCGAATCCGACCGGAGCTTCACCGAGCGCCGGCCCACCGATCGACCGTTCTTCCAACCCGGCAGCATGGCGCCGATGGACGCCCGCGCGCTGGTCAACATCGCCGGCGCGGCGCCCGGCCGGCGAATCCTCGACCCGATGTGTGGCACCGGCGGCACGCTGATCGAGGCGGGCCTGCTCGGCGCCGACCTCGTGGGCACCGACGCGCAGTGGAAGATGGTCCGCGGAACCAAGGAAAACCTCGACGCGCTCGTGGCGGGGGTCGATACAGCCGTCGCCCGCGCCGACGCGACCCGGCTGCCGCTCCGCGACGGTGCCGTCGACGGCGTCGTCTTCGACGCCCCCTACGGCCGGCAGTCGAAGATCGCCACCCATCGACTGGAGGACTTAGTCGAAGGTGCCTTGGAGGAAGTCGCTCGCGTCAGCGGCGACGACGCGGTCTGTGTGCTGATGGCCGACCGGGGCTGGGAGTCGGCCATCGCGCCGACCGACTGGCACCTCACCGACCGCTTCGAACGGCCGGTCCACCGGTCGCTCACACGCTACGTGCACGTGCTGGAAAAGTCGCGCTGA
- a CDS encoding TATA-box-binding protein encodes MTDPKETISIENVVASTGIGQELDLQSVAMDLEGADYDPEQFPGLVYRTEEPKSAALIFRSGKIVCTGAKSTDDVHESLHIVFEKLRDLSIPIADDPEITVQNIVTSADLGQSLNLNAIAIGLGLESIEYEPEQFPGLVYRLDEPDVVALLFGSGKLVITGGKEPADAEAAVDVIAERLSELGLLD; translated from the coding sequence ATGACCGATCCCAAGGAGACGATCAGCATCGAGAACGTCGTTGCCTCGACGGGCATCGGACAGGAACTCGACCTGCAGAGCGTCGCGATGGACCTCGAGGGCGCCGACTACGACCCTGAGCAGTTCCCGGGGCTGGTCTACCGCACCGAGGAGCCCAAATCCGCCGCGCTGATCTTCCGCTCGGGGAAGATCGTCTGTACCGGCGCGAAGTCCACCGACGACGTTCACGAGAGCCTCCACATCGTCTTCGAGAAGCTCCGGGACCTGAGCATCCCCATCGCTGACGACCCGGAGATCACGGTCCAGAACATCGTCACCAGCGCCGACCTCGGCCAGAGTCTGAACCTCAACGCCATCGCCATCGGGCTCGGGCTGGAGAGCATCGAGTACGAGCCCGAGCAGTTCCCGGGACTGGTCTACCGACTCGACGAGCCCGACGTGGTCGCGCTCCTGTTCGGCTCCGGGAAGCTGGTGATCACCGGCGGCAAGGAGCCCGCCGACGCCGAGGCCGCCGTCGACGTGATCGCTGAGCGCCTCTCGGAGTTGGGCCTGCTCGACTGA
- a CDS encoding DUF7473 family protein yields MLALSLAAVSAAPATPLQSATVSVLATYALFAVFLSFTAFLAARNLLGDVSLRRHALVGPPLAAIAFLAATFEFPPFLALAAALAVDAAAFRYLHDLDRRLLAGVVLIHFVVSVILGAVLFSLVALISSAPG; encoded by the coding sequence ATGCTCGCACTCTCCTTGGCCGCCGTTTCCGCCGCGCCCGCGACACCCCTCCAGTCGGCGACGGTGTCGGTGCTCGCCACCTACGCGCTGTTCGCCGTCTTCCTCTCCTTTACGGCGTTCCTCGCCGCACGCAACCTGCTGGGCGACGTGTCGCTGCGCCGGCACGCACTCGTCGGCCCGCCGTTGGCAGCGATCGCCTTTCTCGCCGCCACCTTCGAGTTCCCGCCGTTCCTCGCGCTGGCGGCCGCGCTCGCCGTCGACGCCGCCGCCTTCCGCTACCTCCACGACCTCGATCGTCGGCTGCTCGCGGGCGTCGTGTTGATCCACTTCGTGGTGAGCGTGATCCTCGGCGCGGTGCTGTTCAGCCTCGTCGCGCTGATCAGTTCGGCGCCGGGGTAG
- a CDS encoding amidohydrolase translates to MTTLHVVNGRVLHPDHSITESDLLIDQASGTIEEIGAVDAEDADERSSSANRTQSDDADETLDAEGGLVIPGLINAHGHAAMTLLRGYADDKPLEAWLQEDIWPAEGELTAEDIRVGTELAAVEMIRSGTTGFADMYFEEPHVAGVVDESGLRALLGHGFVSVGKPEADARADMETSVNFAAQYDKVGGDRISTAVMPHSLTTVNEALLREAVERAREADVPVHIHANETEDEVDPIVAERGVRPMEYAEDVGLLADGDFLAHCVHVDDDEIERLADSDAAAIHCPASNAKLASGIAPVQAMLDAGVSVGLGTDGAASNNDLDMFDEIRDAAMLGKLGADDAAAVPASAAVRMATEGSAAALGFDAGRIEVGAKADLAVVDLDAAHLTPGHDLVSHLAYAASGSDVRHTVCDGDVLMEDREILTLDEAAVTERAEEQAADLIDRVA, encoded by the coding sequence ATGACTACGCTCCACGTCGTGAACGGCCGCGTGCTTCACCCCGACCACTCGATCACCGAGTCCGACCTGCTGATCGACCAAGCGAGCGGGACGATCGAGGAGATCGGCGCTGTCGACGCCGAGGACGCTGACGAGCGAAGCTCGTCTGCCAATCGGACGCAGTCCGATGACGCCGACGAGACCCTCGACGCCGAGGGCGGCCTCGTCATCCCCGGCCTGATCAACGCCCACGGCCACGCCGCGATGACCCTCCTGCGGGGCTACGCCGACGACAAGCCCCTCGAGGCGTGGCTGCAGGAGGACATCTGGCCCGCCGAGGGCGAACTCACCGCCGAGGACATCCGCGTCGGCACCGAACTGGCGGCGGTGGAGATGATCCGCTCGGGCACGACCGGCTTCGCGGACATGTACTTCGAGGAGCCACACGTCGCCGGCGTCGTCGACGAGTCCGGCCTGCGTGCGTTGCTCGGCCACGGCTTCGTCTCCGTCGGCAAGCCCGAGGCCGACGCCCGTGCGGACATGGAGACGAGCGTCAACTTCGCCGCGCAGTACGACAAGGTCGGCGGCGACCGCATCTCGACTGCCGTGATGCCCCACTCGCTGACGACCGTGAACGAGGCGCTGCTGCGCGAGGCCGTCGAGCGCGCCCGCGAGGCAGACGTGCCGGTCCACATCCACGCCAACGAGACCGAAGACGAGGTCGACCCCATCGTCGCCGAGCGGGGCGTCCGACCCATGGAGTACGCCGAGGACGTGGGCCTGCTGGCGGACGGCGACTTCCTCGCCCACTGTGTGCACGTCGACGACGACGAGATCGAACGCCTCGCCGACAGCGACGCCGCGGCGATCCACTGCCCGGCCTCGAACGCGAAGCTGGCGTCCGGAATCGCGCCCGTCCAAGCGATGCTCGATGCCGGTGTTTCGGTCGGCCTCGGCACCGACGGCGCCGCCTCGAACAACGACCTCGACATGTTCGACGAGATTCGCGACGCCGCGATGCTGGGCAAACTCGGCGCCGACGACGCCGCCGCGGTCCCGGCGAGCGCGGCGGTCCGCATGGCCACCGAGGGCTCGGCGGCCGCGCTGGGCTTCGACGCCGGCCGGATCGAGGTGGGCGCGAAGGCCGACCTCGCGGTTGTCGACCTCGACGCCGCTCACCTGACGCCGGGCCACGACCTGGTGAGCCACCTCGCCTACGCCGCCTCGGGGAGCGACGTGCGCCACACGGTCTGTGACGGCGATGTGCTCATGGAGGACCGCGAGATCCTGACGCTGGACGAGGCGGCCGTGACCGAGCGTGCCGAGGAACAGGCCGCCGACCTGATCGACCGGGTGGCCTGA
- a CDS encoding MFS transporter, producing MDRIDRRELRFSGWELVVVAALAMGAAGIYQFGWSSIRLPLGERLGAPESALGTVFTLFVVFQTLGQFPAGWVRDRYGPRLPLLAGALCLTGGFAALAVARSLPAAYLGYALGGVGVSAIYTVAVNTPVKWFTDRRGLATGIVGMSFPGLSFLLIPGLRSGVAADFERTLLVVAAAIGGVALVAAAVLRDPAESTTGDGESPAVDATEEHAVGWRGVVRTWQFWLLYLVFVAVNGVGLMVIGKIVSYASALSLPAAAGTAAASAVALSEAGGTVVGGSLSDRFGRRRTVAVSLVLCGVALAGAVAAGEAGFGAGFVALVGAAALFRAPVFAVFPNLVADYYGRAYSSENYAALYTGKLFGGVLGGTVASGLVIAIGWSTSFVIGAALAVLAGLAMVFLRPVDTGAA from the coding sequence ATGGACCGCATCGACCGCCGCGAACTCCGGTTCTCGGGCTGGGAGTTGGTCGTCGTCGCCGCCCTCGCGATGGGCGCGGCGGGCATCTACCAGTTCGGCTGGTCGTCGATCCGCCTCCCGCTCGGGGAGCGACTGGGCGCGCCGGAGTCGGCACTCGGCACCGTGTTCACGCTGTTCGTCGTCTTCCAGACGCTCGGGCAGTTCCCCGCGGGCTGGGTGCGCGACCGCTACGGCCCGCGGCTTCCGCTGCTGGCGGGGGCGCTCTGTCTCACCGGCGGGTTCGCGGCGCTCGCCGTCGCACGGTCGCTCCCGGCAGCCTACCTCGGCTACGCGCTCGGCGGCGTCGGCGTCAGCGCGATATACACCGTCGCGGTCAACACGCCCGTCAAGTGGTTCACCGACCGCCGGGGGCTCGCCACCGGCATCGTCGGGATGTCCTTCCCCGGGCTTAGCTTCTTGCTGATCCCGGGGCTCCGGAGCGGCGTGGCTGCCGACTTCGAGCGGACACTGCTGGTGGTTGCGGCGGCGATCGGCGGCGTCGCACTCGTGGCCGCGGCCGTGCTCCGGGACCCCGCCGAATCGACCACCGGCGACGGTGAGAGCCCGGCCGTCGACGCCACGGAGGAGCACGCCGTCGGCTGGCGCGGCGTGGTCCGCACGTGGCAGTTCTGGCTGCTCTACCTCGTGTTCGTCGCCGTCAACGGCGTCGGGCTGATGGTCATCGGCAAGATCGTCTCGTACGCGTCGGCGCTCTCGCTGCCCGCGGCGGCCGGCACCGCGGCGGCATCGGCGGTCGCGCTCTCGGAGGCCGGCGGGACGGTCGTCGGTGGGAGCCTCTCCGACCGGTTCGGTCGCCGACGCACGGTCGCGGTCTCGCTCGTGCTCTGTGGCGTGGCGCTCGCGGGCGCCGTCGCCGCCGGGGAGGCCGGCTTCGGTGCCGGATTCGTCGCGCTGGTGGGTGCTGCCGCGCTGTTCCGCGCGCCCGTCTTCGCGGTGTTCCCCAACCTCGTCGCCGACTACTACGGCCGGGCGTACTCCTCTGAGAACTACGCGGCGCTCTACACCGGGAAGCTGTTCGGCGGCGTGCTGGGCGGCACGGTGGCGAGCGGGCTGGTGATCGCCATCGGCTGGTCGACCTCGTTCGTGATCGGCGCGGCGCTGGCCGTGCTGGCGGGGCTGGCGATGGTGTTCCTGCGGCCGGTCGACACCGGGGCGGCGTGA
- a CDS encoding ester cyclase, translating into MTTTAENKRTARRVLEEVIGQEDLDAVDDIYTEDAVEHTPMGDISGHEGIRESFRRNRDAFSDYTVTVEEMIAEGDTVAVRLTERGTHDGAMMGIDPTGKEFEHQTMAFMRFEDGRVAEWWVLPDSLGLMQQLGVVEHPGE; encoded by the coding sequence ATGACGACGACAGCAGAGAACAAACGCACCGCCCGCCGGGTTTTAGAGGAAGTCATCGGCCAGGAGGACCTCGACGCCGTCGACGATATCTACACCGAGGACGCCGTGGAGCACACGCCGATGGGGGACATCAGCGGCCACGAGGGGATCAGGGAGAGCTTCAGACGGAACCGCGACGCCTTCTCGGACTACACGGTGACCGTCGAGGAGATGATCGCGGAGGGCGACACCGTCGCCGTCCGGCTGACGGAACGCGGAACCCACGACGGCGCGATGATGGGAATCGACCCCACCGGAAAGGAGTTCGAACACCAGACAATGGCCTTCATGCGCTTCGAGGACGGTCGTGTCGCCGAGTGGTGGGTACTGCCGGACAGCCTCGGGCTTATGCAGCAGTTGGGCGTCGTTGAGCACCCCGGCGAGTGA
- a CDS encoding adenosylhomocysteinase — MSSYERVTAHFEDADSLREEGRRKMDWALQHMPICQSLREEFADEKPFDGETIGMAMHVEAKTAILVETLAIGGAEVAVTGCNPLSTHDDVSVALDAVDNVTSYAVRGVDDDDYYAAIESVIDHEPTITVDDGADMVFRIHQEHPELIDSIVGGAEETTTGVHRLRAMDEDGELQYPMFAVNDTPMKRLFDNVHGTGESALSAIAMTTNLSWAGKTVVVAGYGYCGKGVASKAAGQNANVVVCEVEPRKALEAHMEGYDVLPMAEAAAEGDVFITTTGNRDVITREHFEDMGDGAVLANAGHFDVEINLDDLDDLAVDRYEARDGVEAFEMDDGRRLNVLAEGRLVNLAAPVGLGHPVEVMDQSFGVQAVCVRELVENGDAYDAGVHDVPDELDKEVAEIKLAADGVEYDGLTDEQIEYMSSWQHGT; from the coding sequence ATGAGTTCCTACGAGCGCGTCACCGCGCACTTCGAGGACGCCGATAGCCTCCGCGAGGAGGGCCGCCGGAAGATGGACTGGGCGCTCCAGCACATGCCCATCTGCCAGTCGCTCCGCGAGGAGTTCGCCGACGAGAAACCGTTCGACGGCGAGACGATCGGGATGGCGATGCACGTCGAGGCCAAGACGGCCATCCTCGTCGAGACGCTCGCCATCGGCGGTGCCGAGGTCGCGGTCACCGGCTGCAACCCGCTCTCGACGCACGACGACGTGTCCGTCGCGCTGGACGCCGTCGACAACGTCACCTCCTACGCCGTCCGCGGCGTCGACGACGATGACTACTACGCCGCCATCGAGTCCGTCATCGACCACGAGCCGACGATCACCGTCGACGACGGCGCCGACATGGTGTTCCGCATCCACCAGGAACACCCCGAACTGATCGACTCCATCGTCGGCGGCGCCGAGGAGACGACCACCGGCGTCCACCGACTGCGCGCGATGGACGAGGACGGCGAACTGCAGTACCCGATGTTCGCGGTGAACGACACGCCGATGAAGCGCCTGTTCGACAACGTCCACGGCACGGGCGAGTCGGCGCTCTCCGCCATCGCCATGACCACGAACCTCTCGTGGGCCGGCAAGACCGTCGTCGTCGCCGGCTACGGCTACTGTGGGAAGGGAGTCGCCTCGAAGGCCGCCGGCCAGAACGCCAACGTCGTCGTCTGTGAGGTCGAACCCCGCAAGGCGCTCGAAGCCCACATGGAGGGCTACGACGTGCTCCCGATGGCCGAGGCCGCCGCCGAGGGCGACGTGTTCATCACGACCACCGGCAACCGCGACGTGATCACCCGCGAGCACTTCGAGGACATGGGCGACGGTGCGGTCCTCGCCAACGCCGGCCACTTCGACGTGGAGATCAACCTCGACGACCTCGACGACCTCGCGGTCGACCGCTACGAGGCCCGCGACGGCGTCGAAGCGTTCGAGATGGACGACGGTCGCCGACTGAACGTCCTCGCCGAGGGCCGCCTCGTCAACCTCGCGGCCCCCGTCGGACTGGGCCACCCCGTCGAAGTGATGGACCAGTCCTTCGGCGTGCAGGCGGTCTGTGTCCGGGAGTTGGTCGAGAACGGCGACGCCTACGACGCGGGTGTCCACGACGTCCCCGACGAACTCGACAAGGAGGTCGCGGAGATCAAACTCGCCGCCGACGGCGTCGAGTACGACGGCCTCACCGACGAGCAGATCGAGTACATGTCCTCGTGGCAGCACGGGACCTGA
- the hjc gene encoding Holliday junction resolvase Hjc → MPTNRKGDRRERELVNRLDDAGFAVMRAPASGGATQRELPDVLAGNGDDFYAIEAKSSAGDPIYLTGEEVEALVYFAQNFGAKPRIGVRFDREDWYFFHPGDCYTTDGGNYRVKKETALADGTDLAELAGDTEKVTLEEATERGHANPDTGGDDDADEAVRQLLQAVADGTLSVEEAADALA, encoded by the coding sequence ATGCCGACGAACCGGAAAGGCGACCGTCGGGAACGCGAGCTGGTCAACAGGCTCGACGACGCCGGCTTCGCCGTCATGCGTGCGCCGGCGAGCGGCGGCGCGACCCAGCGGGAACTCCCCGACGTGCTCGCGGGCAACGGCGACGACTTCTACGCCATCGAGGCGAAGTCCTCCGCGGGCGACCCCATCTACCTCACCGGCGAGGAGGTCGAGGCGCTCGTCTACTTCGCCCAGAACTTCGGCGCCAAACCCCGCATCGGCGTCCGATTCGACCGCGAGGACTGGTACTTCTTCCACCCCGGGGACTGCTACACGACCGACGGCGGCAACTACCGCGTGAAAAAGGAGACCGCACTCGCGGACGGGACCGACCTCGCGGAGTTGGCCGGCGACACCGAGAAGGTGACCCTCGAGGAGGCGACCGAGCGGGGCCACGCCAACCCCGACACCGGCGGCGACGACGACGCCGACGAGGCGGTTCGACAGCTACTCCAAGCGGTCGCCGACGGCACGCTGAGCGTCGAGGAAGCGGCCGACGCCCTCGCGTGA
- a CDS encoding DUF7472 family protein produces MEIEEGMGRKIVLSIVAVVLFIVSFVFVGMTYNVDGALTSTGGLALLGTLVGFILLMGALGVYFASRD; encoded by the coding sequence ATGGAAATCGAGGAGGGCATGGGGCGGAAGATCGTGCTCTCGATCGTCGCCGTCGTCCTGTTCATCGTCTCGTTCGTCTTCGTCGGCATGACGTACAACGTCGACGGCGCACTCACCTCGACCGGCGGGCTCGCGCTCCTGGGCACGCTGGTCGGCTTCATCCTCTTGATGGGCGCGCTGGGGGTCTACTTCGCGTCCCGGGACTGA
- a CDS encoding DNA primase → MQPLHARYPFFDDAREAVGELGASVPELAASGDPAVERGRERVERALTEGTTAPEDPNRWSDEAELLSYPVARVLVSLLAEGKAVEKYAAAEAATAATRFADDVSGGDDGLRSTTDASVSLPRILREFDLDGSVREERLAGESQNRSAGATDRDWYRVAVEQFLLLTDDWGEDWRLVNRELAGGEVRTRRGELYGADGEGLLVEAVGRRVSEGLPFDLGDDRREGLEDALAEPLSSLRDLLGERVVVRDIDVVLPDLFPECIDELRQRAGTEELDDTEAFALLSFLAAIGLDAEEAVAFCADLTLDPRQVRYAVERLGEKRGAQYPTPSCETLEAYGICTNQNGHRERSDHPLVLYRERVRGTDPDERVDWRERELAQSRDAK, encoded by the coding sequence ATGCAGCCGCTTCACGCCCGCTATCCCTTCTTCGACGATGCCCGCGAAGCCGTCGGGGAGCTGGGCGCGTCCGTGCCCGAACTGGCCGCGTCGGGCGATCCAGCCGTCGAGCGCGGCCGCGAGCGCGTCGAGCGCGCGCTGACGGAGGGGACCACCGCCCCCGAGGACCCGAACCGCTGGAGCGACGAGGCCGAACTGCTCTCCTACCCCGTCGCCCGCGTGCTCGTCTCGCTGCTCGCCGAGGGGAAGGCCGTGGAGAAGTACGCCGCCGCCGAGGCCGCGACGGCCGCGACCCGCTTCGCCGACGACGTGAGCGGGGGCGACGACGGCCTCCGGAGCACGACTGACGCCTCGGTGTCCCTGCCCCGCATCCTGCGTGAGTTCGACCTGGACGGTTCGGTCCGGGAGGAACGCCTCGCCGGCGAGAGCCAGAACCGAAGCGCGGGCGCGACCGACCGCGACTGGTACCGCGTGGCGGTCGAACAGTTCCTCCTCCTCACCGACGACTGGGGCGAGGACTGGCGCCTCGTCAACCGGGAACTCGCCGGCGGGGAGGTCCGGACCCGCCGGGGCGAACTCTACGGCGCCGACGGCGAGGGCCTGCTCGTCGAGGCGGTCGGCCGCCGCGTCTCCGAGGGCCTCCCCTTCGACCTCGGCGACGACCGGCGCGAGGGGCTGGAGGACGCGCTCGCGGAGCCGCTCTCCTCGCTCCGGGACCTCCTCGGCGAGCGCGTCGTCGTCCGCGACATCGACGTGGTGCTGCCCGACCTGTTCCCCGAGTGTATCGACGAACTCCGCCAGCGGGCGGGGACCGAGGAACTGGACGACACCGAGGCGTTCGCGCTGCTCTCCTTCCTCGCAGCGATCGGCCTCGACGCCGAGGAGGCCGTCGCGTTCTGTGCGGACCTCACTCTCGACCCGCGGCAGGTTCGCTACGCGGTCGAGCGACTCGGCGAGAAACGGGGTGCACAGTACCCGACGCCGTCGTGTGAGACCTTGGAAGCGTACGGGATCTGTACGAACCAGAACGGACACCGCGAGCGGTCGGACCACCCGCTGGTGCTGTATCGGGAGCGGGTCCGGGGAACTGACCCGGACGAACGGGTCGACTGGCGCGAACGGGAACTCGCTCAGTCCCGGGACGCGAAGTAG
- a CDS encoding replication factor C small subunit, translated as MSEADAEETESTGREIWIEKYRPQTLDDIHGQEETIERVKSYVEGGELPHMLFTGPAGVGKTTTATAIAREIYGDDWRGNFLELNASDERGIDVVRDRIKNFARSAFGGHDYRIIFLDEADSLTSDAQSALRRTMEQFSDNTRFILSCNYSSKIIDPIQSRCAVFRYSPLSDDAIAGQVREIADAEGIEVTEEGLDALVYAANGDMRRAINNLQAAATTGGVVDEEAVYTVTATARPEEVEEMVAAAVAGDFPKARATLDTLLTDVGMAGGDIIDQLHRSAWEFDLDDRAVVRLLERLGEADYRIAEGANEQVQLEALLAALALNDDE; from the coding sequence ATGAGCGAGGCCGACGCCGAGGAGACCGAAAGCACGGGTCGGGAGATCTGGATCGAGAAGTACCGACCCCAGACCCTCGACGACATCCACGGGCAAGAGGAGACCATCGAGCGTGTAAAGAGCTACGTCGAGGGCGGCGAGCTGCCCCACATGCTCTTTACTGGCCCCGCGGGCGTCGGCAAGACGACGACGGCGACAGCCATCGCCCGCGAGATATACGGCGACGACTGGCGCGGGAACTTCCTCGAACTCAACGCCTCCGACGAGCGTGGGATCGACGTGGTCCGGGACCGGATCAAGAACTTCGCGCGCTCGGCCTTTGGCGGCCACGACTACCGGATCATCTTCCTCGACGAGGCCGACTCCCTGACCTCCGACGCCCAGTCGGCGCTCCGCCGGACGATGGAGCAGTTCTCGGACAACACTCGCTTCATCCTCTCGTGTAACTACTCCTCGAAGATCATCGACCCGATTCAGTCCCGGTGTGCGGTGTTCCGCTACTCGCCGCTCTCGGACGACGCCATCGCCGGGCAGGTCCGGGAGATCGCCGACGCCGAGGGGATCGAGGTCACCGAGGAGGGCCTCGACGCCCTGGTCTACGCCGCCAACGGCGACATGCGGCGCGCGATCAACAACCTCCAAGCCGCCGCGACGACCGGCGGCGTCGTCGACGAGGAGGCCGTCTACACCGTCACCGCCACCGCCCGACCCGAGGAGGTCGAGGAGATGGTCGCCGCCGCCGTCGCCGGCGACTTCCCGAAGGCCCGCGCCACCCTCGATACGCTCCTGACCGACGTGGGGATGGCCGGCGGCGACATCATCGACCAACTCCACCGCTCGGCGTGGGAGTTCGACCTCGACGACCGCGCGGTCGTGCGACTGCTCGAACGCCTCGGCGAGGCCGACTACCGCATCGCCGAGGGCGCGAACGAGCAGGTGCAGCTCGAAGCACTGCTGGCGGCGCTGGCGCTGAACGACGACGAGTAG
- the samp2 gene encoding ubiquitin-like small modifier protein SAMP2, with protein MEITVEIVGEGEQVVTVPEDADYAAVVRETGYSPHEVTVLVDGSPVPEDAPVAVDSVRILRLIAGG; from the coding sequence ATGGAGATCACCGTCGAGATCGTCGGGGAGGGCGAGCAGGTCGTCACGGTCCCCGAGGACGCCGACTACGCCGCGGTGGTCCGCGAGACCGGCTACAGCCCCCACGAGGTGACCGTGCTCGTCGACGGCTCCCCGGTGCCCGAGGACGCCCCCGTCGCCGTCGATTCAGTCCGGATCCTGCGGCTGATCGCCGGCGGCTGA
- a CDS encoding GNAT family N-acetyltransferase: MNSGFVLPNVGPGPDPLTFGDLEAEFAVLLLHRDFYCSECRQQVRRVKKRYDEFEARNAEVLSVLPEDRETAAEWQKQYHLPFPVIADAETELGDHFEQPTRFGLLGRLHDVIGRMPAAIVLDLRWSDPIETFAHRGDSRTDRPRVDEILDALAHAATLDAGEDAGPSPQIDRVAPRSESKRAVDDADAPEDTADSAAGDAGGEGTDDTTPDDAEPAAADAGPDADPDEGAEVLERTHPPKPQRPLATPDHVELPEGIELRRGGNGDVVDAMRVLQGALLDVDGSTVRDAAPDGEVLLAEDGDWVVGALVMREGHIEGVAIRREYRGRGIGAALVEAAVEDEGGTVTADFRAGVRGFWADLGFEIDREGSRFWGRRTVD; the protein is encoded by the coding sequence ATGAACAGCGGGTTCGTGCTGCCGAACGTCGGGCCCGGCCCCGACCCGCTCACCTTCGGCGATCTGGAGGCGGAGTTCGCGGTGTTGCTGTTACACCGCGATTTCTACTGCAGCGAGTGCCGACAGCAGGTCCGACGCGTGAAGAAACGCTACGACGAGTTCGAGGCCCGGAACGCCGAGGTGCTCTCGGTGCTTCCCGAGGACCGCGAGACCGCCGCCGAGTGGCAGAAACAGTACCACCTGCCGTTCCCGGTCATCGCCGACGCCGAGACCGAACTGGGCGACCACTTCGAGCAGCCGACCCGGTTCGGCCTGCTGGGCCGGCTCCACGACGTGATCGGCCGGATGCCCGCCGCCATCGTCCTCGACCTCCGCTGGTCGGACCCCATCGAGACGTTCGCCCACCGTGGGGACTCCCGAACCGATCGCCCACGGGTCGACGAGATCCTCGACGCGCTCGCCCACGCGGCGACTCTCGACGCCGGCGAGGACGCCGGACCGAGCCCACAGATCGACCGCGTCGCGCCGCGCTCGGAGAGCAAGCGAGCCGTCGACGACGCGGACGCCCCCGAGGACACAGCGGATAGCGCTGCAGGCGACGCTGGTGGGGAAGGGACTGACGACACGACGCCCGACGACGCCGAACCGGCGGCGGCCGACGCCGGCCCCGACGCCGACCCCGACGAGGGTGCGGAGGTGCTCGAACGCACACACCCGCCCAAGCCACAGCGCCCGCTCGCGACCCCGGACCACGTCGAACTCCCCGAGGGCATCGAACTCCGGCGCGGCGGCAACGGCGACGTGGTCGACGCGATGCGAGTGCTACAGGGGGCGCTACTTGACGTCGACGGCTCCACGGTCCGGGACGCCGCCCCGGACGGCGAAGTGCTACTGGCCGAGGACGGCGACTGGGTCGTCGGCGCGCTGGTGATGCGCGAGGGCCACATCGAGGGTGTCGCCATCCGCCGGGAGTACCGCGGCCGGGGGATCGGCGCCGCGCTCGTCGAGGCCGCCGTCGAGGACGAGGGTGGCACCGTCACCGCCGACTTCCGCGCCGGCGTCAGGGGGTTCTGGGCCGATCTTGGGTTCGAGATCGACCGCGAAGGGAGCCGGTTCTGGGGCCGCCGAACCGTCGACTGA